CGCGGGCCAGCTGGGCGGCCGCGCGATCGAGACCGCCATCGCCCGCAACGGCGCGCGGCTGGCCGGGCGGATCAACCACCCCGTGTCGATCTCGGGGATCGATTCGGTCGTGCCGCGCGTGGCCCAGGCCGCGCAGTCGGGCCGGGTGGACGCGGTCTTCATGACCGCCAACAACCAGGCCGTGCTGCCCTATCTGACCGAACAGCTGGCCCGGGCGGGCGTGCGCAGCCCCGTCACCCAGATGATGGGCCTGACCCGGTGGGACCAGCCCGCCGACCGCCTGCGGATGCCCCAGCTGGCCGAGGGCTGGTTCGCCATCCCCGACCAGACCCTGCAGCGCCAGTTCGAGGCCCGCTATGCCCAATCCCATGGCGAGGCGCCCCATCAGCTGGCCTCGCTGGCCTATGACGGGGTGGCGGCCATCGCCTCGCTGGCGCGCGACGGGCGGCGGAACGCGCTGACCACGACCGGGCTGACGCAGCGATCGGGCTTCGCGGGCGTGGGCGGCATCTTCCGGCTGCAGCGCGACGGCACGATCCAGCGCGGCATGGCCGTGGCCACCATCCGCGACGGCCAGCTGGTCATCCTGGACCCCGCCCAGCGCACCACGCGCGGCTTCGGGTCCTGAGGACGGACCCCGCCCCGATGACGACCGACCCCATCGTCGGCACCCCGCCCGACCCGGACGCCGCCGAGCTGATCGCCCTGCTGGATCACGGCCTGGGCGATCTGACCGACCCGCGCGAGATCCGCGCCCGCACCGTCGCCGTCCTGTCGCTGCGCCGGGCCGAGGGCATGGCCGCGATCGAGGCGGCCTTCGCCACCCATCCCCGCGCCGCGCGCGAGACGGTGCGCGCCATCGCCGCGCTGACC
Above is a genomic segment from Paracoccus aestuarii containing:
- a CDS encoding penicillin-binding protein activator, which gives rise to MSAFATTRPGRGLGRALLKAAAVASALFLAACDTTEAISQAGGREFGPLIDPAQPVRVALLAPGGTGSQDLEWLARSLKNAARMAAADAQGAAIDLRIYDAGASTEAAVAQANAAADAGAQIILGPLFAEGANAVGNAMAARNINVLTFSNNTQVAGGNVFILGNSFANIADRLVGYGARQGKRNLLVVAEDDIAGQLGGRAIETAIARNGARLAGRINHPVSISGIDSVVPRVAQAAQSGRVDAVFMTANNQAVLPYLTEQLARAGVRSPVTQMMGLTRWDQPADRLRMPQLAEGWFAIPDQTLQRQFEARYAQSHGEAPHQLASLAYDGVAAIASLARDGRRNALTTTGLTQRSGFAGVGGIFRLQRDGTIQRGMAVATIRDGQLVILDPAQRTTRGFGS